Proteins encoded in a region of the Vicia villosa cultivar HV-30 ecotype Madison, WI linkage group LG5, Vvil1.0, whole genome shotgun sequence genome:
- the LOC131602149 gene encoding pentatricopeptide repeat-containing protein MRL1, chloroplastic-like, with the protein MEVNFCVNHHHHRTFRLTSPLTISSHRTQFLGCNRSLRPPPPPGSASASSILSPNKRRNRLGLLRLHSPRFVFKASFQSNPLIVVVVVVTISAVSLIHFTLNKRKKNLSQGRANFALSPQGSNVGNQVIDSQILSFPEFQRDNSLNDAGKLNDHKGKDIHVFEDQEVHRHFLESSMVQETALKTQTLESSSSVLDSSVNGNGSHVLEEPFLSVAFQSSPLEPIAFAEEMTLQVEENQDVVDSNLELPLSMVKPEPSASSVGLDDTHDTVNGHIDEKIELHAIKSDVPFGESVREGLYMFYEDNNSAPGSITPLSNKSFSPSASFVNKTGGPAAIRNISLNGLRLSADVSLQNAEYIDEAVKTSGHKEGYPPQHTSKNLRKANRYTRDRERNYMDHNSNDVFPQSSHIMVHVDQKNDQIRVHDGQNIDPSELLSKYNTLLTAGRLRECVELLKDMEMKGLLDMTKVYHAKFFKICKKQKAVKEAFDYVRLIPNPTLSTFNMLMSVCGSSQDSEGAFQIMQLLKDAQLDPDCKLYTNLISTCAKSGKVDLMFEVFHKMVNSGVEPNVHTYGALIDGCARAGQVGKAFGAYGIMRSKNVKPDRVVFNALIAACAQSGAVSRAFDVVSEMEAEIQPIEPDHVTIGTLMKACAKAGQVERAHEVYKMIQQYNIKGSSEVYTIAVNSCSQTGDWEFARSVYNDMTQKGVLPDEMFMSALIDVAGHAKKLEAAFDILQQARKEGLPIGIMTYSSLMGACCKTKNWQKGLELYDYLKSLKLVQTVSTVNALLTALCDGDQFQKALEVLSEMNGLGLRPNSITFSILIVASEKRDDMEAALMLLSQVKKDGAAPTLIMCRCIIGMCLRRFEKACLVGEPVLSFDSGRPQVNNEWTSLALMVYRETIGAGEKPTSEVLSQILGCLKFPYDTYMRSRLVENLGVSAESSQNSNLCSLIDGFGEYDPRVFSILEEVASYGVVPSVSFNVNPIVIDVKELHPYTAEVYLLTILKGLKHRLAAGARLPNIIILLPVEETTVLSPYGERIIILAERGGQAVAALFRRLRIPYQGSESNGKLRINSVGLTKWYQPKLASPTFGLQGDWSSSQSRLGKNISNQQRNIRTGNLSLD; encoded by the exons ATGGAAGTTAACTTCTGCgtcaaccaccaccaccaccgcaCCTTCCGATTAACTTCTCCCCTCACTATTTCCTCTCATCGCACGCAATTCCTCGGTTGCAATCGCAGTCTCAGACCACCTCCACCTCCAGGTTCAGCTTCAGCTTCATCAATTCTCTCTCCAAACAAACGGAGAAATAGGTTAGGGCTTCTTCGCCTCCATTCCCCACGCTTCGTATTCAAGGCTTCTTTTCAGTCTAATCCGCTTATTGTCGTTGTCGTCGTTGTTACTATATCTGCTGTTTCTTTGATTCACTTCACTCTCAACAAGAGaaagaagaatctcagccag GGACGTGCAAATTTTGCATTATCACCTCAAGGAAGTAATGTTGGGAACCAGGTTATTGATAGTCAGATTCTCAGTTTTCCAGAATTTCAAAGGGATAACTCACTGAATGACGCTGGGAAGTTAAATGATCACAAAGGAAAGGACATACATGTTTTTGAGGACCAAGAAGTCCACCGCCATTTTTTGGAATCTTCCATGGTGCAGGAAACAGCTTTGAAGACTCAAACATTAGAATCATCTTCGTCTGTTCTTGACTCTAGTGTCAATGGTAATGGTTCCCATGTATTAGAGGAGCCTTTTTTATCTGTGGCTTTCCAATCGAGTCCATTGGAGCCTATAGCTTTTGCTGAAGAAATGACTCTACAAGTGGAAGAAAATCAAGATGTAGTTGACTCTAATCTCGAGTTGCCTTTGAGTATGGTCAAACCAGAGCCTAGTGCTTCTTCTGTTGGTTTAGATGACACGCACGATACAGTCAATGGCCACATTGATGAAAAAATTGAGCTTCATGCCATCAAAAGTGATGTCCCTTTTGGTGAATCTGTTAGGGAAGGGCTGTACATGTTTTATGAGGACAATAATTCTGCACCCGGATCCATTACACCCCTTAGTAACAAGTCATTTTCTCCCAGTGCTTCTTTTGTGAATAAAACAGGAGGGCCAGCAGCTATAAGAAATATCAGCTTGAATGGATTAAGATTATCGGCCGATGTTTCTCTACAAAATGCAG AGTACATTGACGAAGCAGTTAAAACTTCGGGTCACAAAGAAGGCTACCCTCCGCAGCATACAAGTAAAAATTTGAGGAAAGCCAACAGATATACGAGAGACAGGGAAAGGAACTATATGGATCATAATAGTAACGATGTTTTTCCCCAGAGTTCCCACATCATGGTGCATGTGGATCAGAAAAATGATCAAATCAGGGTCCACGATGGTCAGAATATTGATCCTTCAGAGCTTCTAAGCAAATATAATACCTTACTAACAGCTGGGAG GTTACGTGAATGTGTAGAATTGCTTAAAGATATGGAAATGAAGGGTTTATTAGATATGACTAAG GTTTATCATGCCAAGTTTTTCAAAATCTGCAAGAAACAAAAAGCTGTTAAAGAAGCTTTTGATTATGTTAGGCTTATTCCAAATCCAACGCTGAGTACATTTAATATGCTTATGTCAGTGTGTGGAAGCTCCCAAGATTCCGAAG gggctttccaaattatgcaaCTTCTTAAGGATGCTCAACTAGATCCTGATTGCAAACTTTATACCAATCTGATATCAACTTGTGCCAAAAGTGGGAAGGTTGATCTAATGTTTGAG GTGTTTCACAAGATGGTTAATTCTGGAGTGGAACCTAATGTTCATACCTATGGAGCACTTATTGATGGTTGTGCTAGAGCAGGTCAAGTAGGTAAAGCATTTGGTGCTTATGGGATAATGAGGTCAAAG AATGTGAAGCCAGATCGTGTTGTTTTCAATGCACTTATAGCTGCATGTGCACAGTCCGGAGCAGTGTCTCGTGCCTTTGATGTGGTATCAGAAATGGAAGCTGAAATACAGCCTATTGAGCCAGACCATGTAACTATTGGTACATTGATGAAGGCATGTGCAAAGGCTGGTCAG GTTGAACGTGCACATGAAGTTTATAAGAtgatacaacaatataatataaAGGGATCTTCAGAAGTTTACACAATTGCAGTTAATTCTTGTAGTCAAACTGGAGATTGGGAATTTGCACGTAGTGTATACAATGATATGACCCAGAAAGGGGTGCTCCCTGATGag ATGTTTATGAGTGCACTAATAGATGTTGCTGGGCATGCCAAAAAGCTGGAGGCTGCCTTTGATATCCTACAACAAGCCCGGAAAGAAGGATTACCGATTGGAATAATGACATATAGCTCGTTGATGGGTGCCTGTTGCAAG ACAAAAAATTGGCAGAAAGGGTTGGAGCTTTATGATTATCTTAAATCTCTTAAATTGGTGCAAACAGTTTCAACTGTTAATGCATTGCTCACTGCACTTT GTGACGGGGATCAATTTCAGAAGGCTTTGGAGGTTTTATCTGAAATGAACGGATTAGGATTGCGCCCTAACAGTATCACATTCTCAATACTTATTGTGGCCAGTGAGAA GAGGGATGACATGGAAGCAGCTCTAATGCTCCTTTCGCAAGTGAAAAAGGATGGTGCAGCCCCTACTCTCATCATGTGTCGATGCATAATTG GAATGTGCCTGCGGAGATTTGAGAAGGCTTGCCTTGTTGGTGAACCTGTTTTATCTTTTGATTCAGGACGGCCACAAGTAAATAATGAATG GACATCACTGGCTTTAATGGTATATCGTGAAACAATCGGAGCTGGTGAAAAACCTACAAGTGAAGTATTGTCACAAATTCTGGGATGCTTGAAATTCCCTTATGATACATATATGAGAAGTAGACTTGTTGAGAACCTGGGAGTAAGCGCTGAATCCTCACAAAATTCAAACCTCTGCTCATTGATAGATGGATTTGGTGAATATGATCCTCGTGTTTTTTCAATACTTGAG GAAGTTGCTTCATATGGAGTTGTTCCATCTGTATCATTTAATGTGAATCCTATTGTGATCGATGTTAAAGAATTGCATCCTTATACTGCTGAG GTATACCTCTTAACTATTTTGAAAGGTCTCAAGCATCGATTAGCAGCAG GTGCAAGACTACCCAATATAATCATTTTATTGCCTGTAGAAGAAACAACAGTTTTGTCTCCCTATGGGGAAAGGATTATTATACTTGCAGAAAG